In Pongo pygmaeus isolate AG05252 chromosome 19, NHGRI_mPonPyg2-v2.0_pri, whole genome shotgun sequence, the genomic stretch ATTTCTAGGGGCTCTGCAAAACCtgatgaggaagaagaagaggaagaagatgggGAGGTGTGTGCCTTGGGGAGCTCTGGGGGAAGTGGGGCTATCAGTGGAGGAGGCTctggggggtgagggtgggggataGAGGTCAGGGTTAAAGCTCGGGGCTCCACTTTGGGAGAGATGATGCGGTGTTTCGTGCTGCTGCATTTGTGGGTAAGGCTCCCAGAacctggagtggagaggagtaggaGAGGAGATAAGACATATCATTCTGCACCTTCTCTACCTTGAAGCCCTTAAAAGTATTTCCTGGGACGTCCCTATAAACCAGAGGTGTAATACTGACTGTAGCCACTGGGAGGCATCAGAAATGCCTGTTCTCTACCCCTACCCTTTATTGCCCCTCCCCCTCTCCAATTCCCCTCAAAACAAGCAGGACCAGAGGAACGCTGCAGAGAACTGAGGGCTTGGGAGAGTAGCTAAAAGCAAAAGTTAAAGGCATAGGAAAAGGACAAAAGAACAGAACCAAGGGTGTGCCAACTAGGAGGAAGGCTAAGGCTGGGTGTCATTGGTGGTGCAGAGGGGACCGGAATTGCTGAAGGTAGAAGACAGGAAGGGCAGAGGCTGCCATGACAGCTGAGTGCAAGGCTGGCTCCGAGCCAGCGTGCACCCAGACGGGAACGTCTCTGTTCATCTGGCCCATCTTTCTGGGACATGCAAAAGACTTGCAAATCAGCATGCAAATCCCATCAAGACGGATATCCCCCTGGCTTGCGTAAGAGCAGTGTGGCTAGGTGGGAAGACAGCCAAAAGGTCAGGGAGTAACTTACCAAGCCCCCCACTGCAGAGACAGGCGTGGGTTCGGGGCGCAGGCTTGGTTGGGTGGGTGTCCAAAATCTGCTGCACCAGCTGTTCTACAGAGaactcttctgttccattcccacagctccactTGATGCCATGAACTAGAGAAGTTAGGGGGAAGTGCTGTGGGATCCCCACGAAACAGGCCCCAGAGTGCCTTGATGGTGCCTCCAAGCACCTGACATGCTTCAAGACTTCTGGCCAGGTGAACAGAGGCCAGCAGCCTCAAGACTGCTCAGATATGTCGCTTTAGTCCTTTCTCCATATTCTAATACCTGAGAACACACCGGGAATCCTAGCACCCTCCCAGCTTGGAGGGAGATGATCAGCCCTCAGGCTTTGGGTCCAGAACCATGGCCCCTCTGGGAGCCCTGTTTCTACTCTCCCCTTGGAGCTCTATCCCCAGCCTGCTGCCTTACACATGGGCTTCAGCTGTCCCAACAACTCCTCCCGGGACCACTTCAGCCACTCTCGACGGTCGCTGCTGATGGAACAAAAGATGGGGCTGCAGCCCTTTCCACAGTCCTCCAGGGCTGGGACGTTCAGGTAGTGCACAAGGACGATGTCAGGGTTCTGAGAGCATAAGGGGACACACAGAGCCATGGGGTCCTGAGGTCCAGGGGCTCAGCTTCCTAATCCTCACTTTCTTCCTGGGCACCCTCCTAACTTCACCCCCAATTTCTGACTGTCTCCAGCCCCAAgcccctttctcttcttcccaggCTCCTTTCCTCACTCAGAACTCAGCCATCCTTTCACTTCCTTCTTTCAGACCCGTGTCCCTCAAAGAGTCAGGAAGAGTGTGGCTCCCTGGGCTCTCCCGTCCTTACCTGGAGCAGCCAGTAGCAGCGCCGATGGAATGTGGGGACGATGGAAGAGTGAACGTAGCAGCCATAGAGACACTGCCAGGAgacaggctggggtggggggagggctaGTCTGCTCCCCAACTCTTCCTCTGTTCAGTCCCTTTGCAGGAATCCCAATCTTTCCACCAGTTCCTCTTcaacccttctcccaccctcgcCCCCACCTATTCCCCACCCCTTTTGAATCCCAGCAGCCCTGAGTCATAGATGAGCAGTGGGGCTGGGGCCTTATAGTGAGGACCAGATTTGAGATACGGGACTATCTAGAAACCAGAGGTCAGAGCAAGAATGCATCTGAGATGAGGGGCAATGATTTGGGGATGAGAAACCTGTGCTGAGAGCACCATTGCTGGGATCCCTGAGGGAAACACAAGAGCAGTGAGGGGCCTGggcatcagtgttctggaagggAGGCATGGCCTACGGCCTGGAGAGTTGAGTCATGGAGGGAAATGGGAAGTGGAGAGTGGCCAAAGCAATGTCAGCTGACCCAAAGTGAGTGAGAAGGGAAGAGTAACTGGGAGGGGACTGAGGTGGACaatgccaccaagcccaggtcGGGCTAGAGCCCAGCTAAGGGTGGAGGAGGGCAGGCTCGGGAAGATGAGCTGAATGTCTGACTCTCTTACCTCCATGCCCTGGACCTTCAGCTTCATGTGGTCCTCTCGGGTGGTCTTCCCATCCTTCCGCTTCTTCCAGAGGTAACCATCCTTCCGATATTTCACTTTCTTGCGATTGTAGAGGATGATGGAGCCATTCTGAGGCCTGGGAAGGGAAGGGTTGCCCTAGAGTTCTGTGAACAGAACCCAGGACCCCTGCCACTCCCCCATGTTCTCAAACTTTCTCACCTTGTCTTTGGGGCACAAGACAGCCACTCATCATGCTTCTCAAAGGTGATCAGGTAGGATGCAATCTCCTGTAGGAGAGGTGGCACTCAGGTGGGCGTCTCCTTCACAGAGAGTCTCAGCCTGGCCTCTTGGTCATCCTGTCAGTGTCTCACTCTCTGCTGAGTTCTGGCAGCTAGTGGAGGATGCTTCTAGGTATCTGGACCCAGCAAGACCCACTGCCCTCCTAAGAACCCCTCTTTTGTCCTAAGACAAAagtctaacattttttctttcccttactCCCACCTGGGGCCTTGATCTTGGGGGCAGGTCCACATTCTTCATCGTCCATTCATCATACTGTGAACTATTTTACTCTCCAAAAATCTCATTCCTGTgcccgttttttttttcttttgagacggagtttcactcttgttgcccaggctggagtgcactggcgcgatctcagctcaccgttgggcaacctctgcctcccaggttcaagcaattcttctgcctcagcctcccgagtagctgggattataggcatgcgccaccacgcccgggtaattttgtattttttttaagtagagacagggtttcaccatgttgataaggctggtctcgaactcctgacctctggtgatacgcctacctcagcctctcaaagtgctgggattacaggcgtgagccaccactcctggcctctgTGCCCGTTCCTGACTCAAAAAATTTCAGTGGTTTGACATTGACAGGaatttcagattatttatttatttatttttttttttttttgcgacagagtgtcactctgtcacccaggctggagtgcagtggcgtcatctctgctcactgcaagctcctcctcctgggttcacgccattctcctgcctcagcctcctgagtagctgggactacaggcgcccaccaccacacctggctaattttttgtatttttagtagagacggggtttcactgtgttagccaggatggtctcgatctcctgacctcgtgatccacccgcctcggcctcccaaagtgctgggattacaggcgtgaaccactgcgcctggcaggaATTTCAGATTCTTTAGCCTGACTCCAAGGTTCTCCCCAACAAGGGATCAAACTTTCACTGTTCCCACTATTTACCCATATTGTTCCTACAATTCCTGCCAGATGGATCCATTGATTCCTTCCTGAACATGCTTTGAATAGTTACCTCCTGCATGTTAGTGCCCTATGAGGCAGGTACCATGTGCACACCTCTCCATATCTGGAAATCATAGCCATTCTATAAACCAAACCCCTTTTCAGATGCTCCATGAAGCCCTGCTGACCACACTGGCCTTTCCTAAAGGCTTTATAGCACTTACAacaatcacacatacacacatacacacatccgtTTACTGACAGTCCTCTTCTGTCATCAAACTGATAAATATCAACAATCAACTACATACAAGGCAGTAAGTATGCAGAATACAGAAAATGTGTAACACAAGGACTGTGCCCCCTCCAGAAGGAGCCAGTATCAGTTGTGGTTAATAACAAAAGttccggccgggcatggtggctcatgcctgtaatcctagcaccgtaagaggctgagatgggcagatcactaggtccggagttcgagaccagcctggtcaacatagtgaaaccccgtctctactaaaaatacaaaaattagccaggtgtggtggcacgcctgtagtcccagctactcaggagtctgaggcaggagaatcacttgaacctgggaggcagaggttgcagtgagcggagactgcaccattgcactccaacctgggcgacagagtgagactccatctcaaaacaaaaaaaaggccgggctccgtggctcacacctgtaatcccagcacttggggaggccaagatgggacgatcacctgaggtcaggagtttgagaccagcgtgaccaacatggtgaaaccccgtctctactaaaaaatacaaaaattagccaggcgtggtggctcatgcctgtaatcccagcactttgggaggccaaggtgggcagatcacgaggtcaggagatcgagaccatcctggctaacatggtgaaaccccatctctactaaaaatacaaaaaaattagccaggcatggtggcgggtgcctgtagtcccagctactcgggaggctgaggcaagagaatggagtgaacccaggaggcagagcttgcagtgagccgagatcgcgccactgcactccagcctgggcgacagagcaagactccatctcaaaaaaaaaaaaaaaatacaaaaattagccagcatggaggcacacacctgtaatcccagctacttgggaggctgaggcaggggaatcacttgaatccaggaggcgggggttgcagtgagccgagatcgcgccattgcactccagcctgggcaacaagagcgaggctccgtctcaaaaaaaaaagtccctggaGTAAGTTAGATAAACTATGAGGTAAATCAGTTTCCTCAATAACATAGGAGCAATAACAGGGCTTGCTCTATAGCATCcttagaggattaaatgagacaaggcAGGCCAAGTGTTTAGCACGGTGCCCAGTATGTAAGGAATACTTTATTGGCAGTAGCTTTTGTTTTTACCCAGGTGGCTACGCCACAGAAAAGAGGGCTCCTTCAAgatccatgtcttttttttttttttgagacggagtctcgctctgtcacccaggctggagtgcagtggcatgatctcagctcactgcagcctccgcctccctggctcaagtgattctcccgtctcagcctcccgagtagctgcgattacaggcgcacatcaccacgactggctgattttttgtatttttagtagagatggggttccaccatgtttgccaggctgctgttgaactcctgacctcagatgatccacccgcctcagcctcccaaagtgctgagattacaggcatgagccaccatgcccggccaagattcATGTTTTTTATACCTCTCCTATGATCCCCAAAGAGCTTAGAATGGTGCTCTGCACTTAGGAGTGttgacagacacagaaagacccCCCACTCACCCTCCTCCAGCCTACTAGGTCTTGCTGGGCCCCAACCCCCAGCCTCCCTAGAAAACCTCATTTGTATTCCACCGTAGCCTCTCTGGAGGCAGCAGCGGGCAGCGAGGAAGACACTCCAGCAGCTTCTTGGGGAGAAAGATCTTCAGGTGGTGGCTGTTTTCTAAAGGGAATTAGAAGGGAGGGTTTAGTGTGCTACCCTGGGGCATCCCTGTGATAGTCCAAGGGGAAAGGACTGAAGGCAATACAGAGCCCTGAGGAAAACTGAAACCTCACTAAGGAGAACAGAGAATCTGAGAATTAGAGGGCCACTAAAGCATGGGGAGAACGAAAGGCTGTGGCCACATTGGGAACCTGGTTTGTGAACTTACCAGCAACCTCGGTGGTGTCCTTAGTATTCATGGTGAGGGCTCCAGGGGGCAAGGTCACCCCCGGCCTgaggggccggggggagggggagtCTGTGCTGGGAAGGGAGAGAACAAGGTCATGGCAGAAGCCCCAACATTAATCCAGGATGAGAAGTATGAGGTAGGGAATGAGTATAGAACTGGGTCATAGTATCTGGGAAagatgaggaaagggagggaggggctgaCTGTGATGTGACAGTAGAAGAGAGAACCACACATGGTGCCCGGAGCCAATATGAGTGAGGAGACTGGACAGAAAGAGTGAGCAGGAAGAaatgggttggggtgggggagggggggagaaGACTGGCGGGGCTGGAGCCTCAGAGGCCCTAAAGCTTGAGCTTTTGCACAGACTGGGGCTATGGTTGGGTCAGGTACTGGGGGTTGGGACTCAGGCCATCCGGTCCTTGGAGGATGGTTTGGCAAGAGAGCCTGGATCCTCGGGGCAGGGCAGGAGATTCTACCTCCGGTAGAAGCTAGGCCTTTAGAAGACACGCCCTGAGTTCCTTCTCTGATTTTTCCAAGGGGAAGGGCAGATCTGATAACTGAACCTAACCTATTCTCTCCTCCAGGTTGGTTAGGACCTGATAGAATCTGGGCCAGACACCCAGATTCCCACCCTCAGGACAACCCACCCTCCGGCTGACAGCCCTCTCTACTTCCCTCTCCCCAAACGCCTCTGCCTCCCCTGGCCTCCAGGCCTAGCCTACCCCATCTACCGCTCTGGCTCCAGCCTGAGCCCCCCGCCCTCCTCGGGGAACAGATGGGAGCTGGAGGAGGCTCTCAGCACTGGCTCCGCCAGGTGTCCAGGATGGAGATGGGAGGAGGCCCGTCGGGCTCGGCTATGTGCAGTGAAGCTGGGGTTGGGGTAAGGACTCCGCCCCAGGGCGCAGGTGCGCAGTCCCGGCTAGGTAGCCTGCCAGGGTGCGGAGCGGGAGCGGGTCCTTGGGCTGCACTTGGGCGGCGCCGGATCGGACGCTTGGCACTCTGGGCGGCCCCCCGGCGGAGTGGTGGTCCCAGGAGAACCTCCGAGGTGGGAGGGTCCCGCCCGCATAGAGGGATGTTCTGGGGAAGCCGGGAGCAGAGTCCGCGGGCACACGGTGGGCGAGGGACAGTGCAGGTGCCGGGTGCGGGGGTCTCCGGGACAGTCCCCGGAACGCGCTGGTCCGCCGTGGGGCCCTGCGGTGAGCGGCGCCCCCTGGCGCGGGGGAGGAGGACGGAAGCGGGAGGTGAGGGCGAATGGGGAGGAGGGACGGTGGTCCCCGGCGCGGCGCTCCGCGTCGGGACCTGGAGGAGCTGCGCCCCCTGGCGCGGGGGCGGAGAGGCGGGCGAGAGGCCCTGGCTCTTACCTCCCGGGGTCCCGCGGGTGACGGCGGCAGCGGCCATTCTACCCCACACCGACCCCCCCCAGCGCCGGCTGACAGCGGCGTCCAACGTCACTGCGCACGGGGCGGGGCCTCCCAATTAAGGGGCTGAGGGTCAGGAAGGGAACCTGGGGTCAGCACACGTGGGGTTCTGGGTGGGGCGCTGGGCAGAGGGACTCGGCTTCTAGGGCTCTGAGCCAGGCCGAGGGACAGACTGCTGGGAAGTCCCCAAAAGGGCAGCAGCGCAGAGGGGCAGGATTCCAGGGTCCTGGAGGTGGAAGCTCGGCCGACTGACTCCTAGTTCGAGGGAACGGGGCGGGGGCAGCCGACCAGTGCTGGAACCCGAGGGGCCGGGCTGGACTGGGAGCAGGACCCTTCTCGTCTCGGACAAGACTCCTTGTTTGGGGACCCAGCCCGACTTCATTGTAGCTGGGTCCTCGAGAAAGCGAAAGGAGCCCTCCTTCCCCATTGGCCTCTCCATCGCTGCATGCCAAGAAGAAAGACAACTCGGGCTCCACTTGcttgctttttaataatagagcAGAGAGAATACAAGGCCAGGAGCGGGGCCTGGAGGAAAACAGGACTTGGGGTGCTCCTGTGAGAGCGGTGGGTTGAGATGGGAGCCCGGGGGGGCTGTTAATGCCTAGTTCAGAGAATGGGAAAGGCAGTTGGAGAGACTAAGGAAGGGGAAACGCCTTCATGTCAGCAATGAGGGTGACTCTAGTGACGGAACTAGTCTTGGGTCCCTGAGGCACCACTAGCATCTCGGCATCGGTGGTTTCTCCTTACTCTTCAGACGCTGCCAGCTCCATCCCCCAGGGATTGTGAAGGGGGTTCCTTCTGGCTGTGACAGTGCTGAAGGAGGACAGAGAGTGCAGCTGCCTGGAGGCACAAGCCTCCTCCTGACCCAGGGGACTCCAGGGAGACCAAAGCAGCTGTAAAGATGAGAGAAATtgaaaaagagaatggaaaagtAGGTCTTCTTTCCAGATTTCCTAGTACCCAAGCTTAGGTACCTCGAAGTCTCTGGTTCTCACCTACGTTATTTTTGTTCCTCTCAAATccagctctccagcctggctCTCAGCTTCTGCATCTCCATACAAGACCAGAAACCCACATCACTCCCTCACTCCACCCAGTTCCACTCCAGCAATACCTGGGCCCTGCCAGGAGTGAGAAAACGGTTCTCTTCCTGTGGATAGGTTGCTCTCTCCTCTTCCAGATCAGGGTATTCATTGGTGCTGGGGAATCCACAGCCCTCTTCGCCAAGCACCACTGGCTCAGATGCAGCCCCAGAGCTGCCCCACTGGGCCTTCTTCAGTCTGTGGAGACTTTAGGCTGAGGAGAGAAGTGCCTGGAGGCCAGGCTTCCTGTCTCTCCATTCTTCACCTTTCTGTTCTGAAATACTTCCTGCTGGGACTCCAGGGAGTTGTCATTTGACCTTTAACTCTCCACTCCCAATTTTCTGCTCCCCTCAGACTGAAGCATATTGTCTAGGAACCCAGAGGTGACCCCAACCTCCCCACTGTCCTCCAGTTCTATGGTTTGCTTTCCTGTCTTCAGTGATCTAGTTTCCACTCCTTCCAGCTCATGTGGCTCACCCTCCTTACTGCAgttccctccttctttccataTTACAGAAATCTGTTTCAATCACACCAAAGCCCACAGTTTCCTCCCAAGCAACCTCCCCTCAAAGCTGTCAACCTCTTCCTTAGCTCAAACTGTTCTGCCCCCAAATCCTGCGTGACTCCCGGAACCCAGATGTCTCCCTTCCTTACTCGTTGATGATGCTCTGATGCCTTCTTAGGTCCTCCAGGTGGTAAGTGACAGCCCTCACCCGGGCAGGGACTCCCCCAAGGCCCTGCTGCTGCATTCCTTCCAAACATggcctcctcttctttcttctccaaaGCATTTCAGGGGGTGGGAGCTGCTCAGGAGGATACAGACCAAGCTGGGAGCAACCAGTGGCTCTCTGTGCCAGAGAATGGGGAAAAAGAGCTAGAAAAAAGAACTGACTCTCTCAAGGGAGCTTGGATTGAACTAGGTAGGGAGTCTGGGGTCTTGGGAAGACCCCTGTGATCTCAAAAACATGATGACTGATTCATAGAAAGGAAGGTCTGCTCAGTGCACTGGTTGGGGAATAACAGAGGGAAGCGGTAAGGAGAGCTTGGGACAAGATAGCAGTGGGTGCAATTTTAACGAGAAATGTTGAATGGCAGAGGGTCTGTCTTACCAGCATGGGTGGAATGTGCTGCTCCTCCAGCCAAGTGGGGCTGTGAAGAACAAAAAGGGGGCTATAAGTGCAGAGGGGACATGTCCATCCATATTGCTTCTTTAATAATCTCTCCCAACCTCCTTTCTGTCATTAGGAGCTACAGTGTCCACCAGCCAGTGGGAAATTAACCCTAGACTAGGGCCTATTGCTATATGGGTTTATGGTAGTTTAATCCAGTTAAGACCACATCCAGTTagtttccattttctcctctaCTCACCTGGACCTTTGACTAAGGTTCTTCCAGAAGACATCTCCATAACGCTGGGGCATGGGTCTGAGgctctgggaaggcagccttGGGGGTGGAGATCGGCTGACCACCCTGGAACACCTGAGGTGAGGACAAGGTAGGCTCGGGTCTGGCTCTTCCTTTACAGCAGTCTACTCACCGCAAGGATTCAGGGACCATCTTTCCATGGGACTGTAAAGCTGCCCGGGTTCCCTCGGGCCATGTCCTTTCTTAACCACTTTAGCTGAAGAAGGTGGTAAGGCCTCTGCTTTGAAAGGAAATTGAAGCTGGGTTGAGGGTGGAGACTGGCTATAGTTTGACCCTCAGATCTCACTGAGTCTAAGCTCTATACCGGCgatatccaatcttttggcttcctgggccacattggaagaagaaaaattgtcttgggccacacataaagtACACTAacactggccgggcgtggtggctcacgcctgtaatcccagcactttgagaggctgatgtgggtggatcacctgaggtctggagtccaagaccagcctggccgacatgttgaaaccccatctctactaaaattacaaaaaattagccaggcatggtggcgggcacctgtaattccagctactcgggaggcttaggcaggagaatcgcttgaacccgggaggcggaggttgcagtgagccgagatcatgccattgcactccagcctgggcgacaagagagaaactccgtctcaaaaaaaaaaataggaaaaaatctcataatattttatttatttatttgtttatttatttagacagagtttcgctcttgtcacccaggctggagtgcaat encodes the following:
- the INCA1 gene encoding protein INCA1 isoform X2; protein product: MQVQDDGGNLIPFAKCSRVVSRSPPPRLPSQSLRPMPQRYGDVFWKNLSQRSSPTWLEEQHIPPMLLPPPEMLWRRKKRRPCLEGMQQQGLGGVPARVRAVTYHLEDLRRHQSIINELKKAQWGSSGAASEPVVLGEEGCGFPSTNEYPDLEEERATYPQEENRFLTPGRAQLLWSPWSPLGQEEACASRQLHSLSSFSTVTARRNPLHNPWGMELAASEE
- the INCA1 gene encoding protein INCA1 isoform X1; translated protein: MQVQDDGGNLIPFAKCSRVVSRSPPPRLPSQSLRPMPQRYGDVFWKNLSQRSSPTWLEEQHIPPMLRATGCSQLGLYPPEQLPPPEMLWRRKKRRPCLEGMQQQGLGGVPARVRAVTYHLEDLRRHQSIINELKKAQWGSSGAASEPVVLGEEGCGFPSTNEYPDLEEERATYPQEENRFLTPGRAQLLWSPWSPLGQEEACASRQLHSLSSFSTVTARRNPLHNPWGMELAASEE
- the INCA1 gene encoding protein INCA1 isoform X3, with product MNDFFSIILPAPKRRLATQPSPVMQVQDDGGNLIPFAKCSRVVSRSPPPRLPSQSLRPMPQRYGDVFWKNLSQRSSPTWLEEQHIPPMLRATGCSQLGLYPPEQLPPPEMLWRRKKRRPCLEGMQQQGLGGVPARVRAVTYHLEDLRRHQSIINELKKAQWGSSGAASEPVVLGEEGCGFPSTNEYPDLEEERATYPQEENRFLTPGRAQLLWSPWSPLGQEEACASRQLHSLSSFSTVTARRNPLHNPWGMELAASEE